In Anas acuta chromosome 21, bAnaAcu1.1, whole genome shotgun sequence, one genomic interval encodes:
- the LDLRAP1 gene encoding low density lipoprotein receptor adapter protein 1 isoform X3 — protein sequence MDALRSAGRALLRSPSVAKPAWAGGRHKKLPENWTDTRETLLEGVLFSLKYLGMTLVEQPKGEELSAAAVKRIVATAKASGKKLQKVTLKVSPRGIVLNDSRTNELIENISIYRISYCTADKIHDKVFAYIAQNQLNENLECHAFLCTKRKMAQAVTLTVAQAFKIAFEFWQASKEEKEKRERSVLEGEGLSSPNLDAHACPDTTAVTANLLDLEDPAKLTLSGSANSAHLDNSMFGPSSSVNNNMMWEMDDGLDEAFSRGI from the exons ATGGACGCGCTGCGCTCGGCGGGGCGCGCCCTGCTGCGGAGCCCCAGCGTCGCCAAGCCGGCCTGGGCCGGCGGCCGCCACAAGA AGCTCCCAGAGAACTGGACTGATACCCGAGAGACGCTGCTGGAGGGGGTGCTTTTCAGCCTCAAGTACCTGGGCATGACGCTGGTGGAGCAGCCAAAGGGTGAggagctctctgcagctgctgtcaaAAGGATCGTTGCAACT gcaaaagcaagtggaaagaaactgcagaaagTTACTCTGAAGGTCTCACCCAGAGGGATCGTGTTAAATGACAGCAGAACTAACGAGCTGATCGAGAACATCTCCATATACAG GATATCCTACTGCACGGCAGACAAGATCCACGATAAAGTGTTTGCCTACATTGCCCAGAACCAGCTCAATGAGAACCTGGAGTGCCATGCCTTCCTCTGTACCAAACGGAAAATG gcccaggCAGTCACCCTCACTGTAGCTCAGGCATTCAAAATAGCGTTTGAGTTCTGGCAAGCCTCCAAGGAAG agaaggagaagCGGGAAAGGTCCGTCTTGGAAGGAGAAGGGTTGAGCAGCCCAAACTTGGATGCCCATGCTTGCCCTGACACAA cagcagtcaCAGCGAACTTGCTGGATTTAGAAGATCCTGCCAAACTGACCCTGAGTGGCAGTGCAAACTCTGCACATTTAGATAACAGCATGTTTGGGCCCAGCTCCTCTGTAAATAACAACATGATGTGG gaaatggatgaTGGTCTCGACGAGGCATTTTCAAG
- the LDLRAP1 gene encoding low density lipoprotein receptor adapter protein 1 isoform X4, which translates to MDALRSAGRALLRSPSVAKPAWAGGRHKKLPENWTDTRETLLEGVLFSLKYLGMTLVEQPKGEELSAAAVKRIVATAKASGKKLQKVTLKVSPRGIVLNDSRTNELIENISIYRISYCTADKIHDKVFAYIAQNQLNENLECHAFLCTKRKMAQAVTLTVAQAFKIAFEFWQASKEEKEKRERSVLEGEGLSSPNLDAHACPDTTAVTANLLDLEDPAKLTLSGSANSAHLDNSMFGPSSSVNNNMMWTCSVENKPSRS; encoded by the exons ATGGACGCGCTGCGCTCGGCGGGGCGCGCCCTGCTGCGGAGCCCCAGCGTCGCCAAGCCGGCCTGGGCCGGCGGCCGCCACAAGA AGCTCCCAGAGAACTGGACTGATACCCGAGAGACGCTGCTGGAGGGGGTGCTTTTCAGCCTCAAGTACCTGGGCATGACGCTGGTGGAGCAGCCAAAGGGTGAggagctctctgcagctgctgtcaaAAGGATCGTTGCAACT gcaaaagcaagtggaaagaaactgcagaaagTTACTCTGAAGGTCTCACCCAGAGGGATCGTGTTAAATGACAGCAGAACTAACGAGCTGATCGAGAACATCTCCATATACAG GATATCCTACTGCACGGCAGACAAGATCCACGATAAAGTGTTTGCCTACATTGCCCAGAACCAGCTCAATGAGAACCTGGAGTGCCATGCCTTCCTCTGTACCAAACGGAAAATG gcccaggCAGTCACCCTCACTGTAGCTCAGGCATTCAAAATAGCGTTTGAGTTCTGGCAAGCCTCCAAGGAAG agaaggagaagCGGGAAAGGTCCGTCTTGGAAGGAGAAGGGTTGAGCAGCCCAAACTTGGATGCCCATGCTTGCCCTGACACAA cagcagtcaCAGCGAACTTGCTGGATTTAGAAGATCCTGCCAAACTGACCCTGAGTGGCAGTGCAAACTCTGCACATTTAGATAACAGCATGTTTGGGCCCAGCTCCTCTGTAAATAACAACATGATGTGG